A DNA window from Anastrepha ludens isolate Willacy chromosome 6, idAnaLude1.1, whole genome shotgun sequence contains the following coding sequences:
- the LOC128866325 gene encoding ubiquitin-conjugating enzyme E2-18 kDa translates to MTAPRRLRKELTDLQACGLKSFREINADEENLLRWTGLIVPDNAPYNKGAFRIEINFPAEYPFKPPKIIFKTKIYHPNIDEKGQVCLPIISTENWKPATRTDQVVQALIALINDPEPEHPLRADLAEEYLRDRKRFMKNAEEHTRKNSEKRPTD, encoded by the coding sequence ATGACGGCACCGCGTAGACTTCGCAAAGAGCTGACCGATCTTCAAGCTTGCGGTCTAAAATCTTTCCGAGAGATTAATGCAGACGAGGAAAATTTGCTGCGTTGGACAGGCTTGATAGTGCCAGATAATGCTCCCTATAATAAAGGTGCATttcgaattgaaattaattttccagCAGAATACCCTTTTAAACCGCCAAAGATAATTTTTAAGACCAAAATCTACCACCCGAACATCGATGAAAAGGGTCAAGTGTGCTTGCCAATTATATCGACTGAAAATTGGAAGCCTGCAACACGTACAGACCAAGTTGTTCAAGCATTGATTGCCCTAATTAATGATCCTGAACCAGAACATCCTTTGCGAGCCGATTTGGCAGAAGAGTATCTGCGGGACCGGAAGCGTTTTATGAAGAATGCCGAAGAGCACACCCGGAAGAATAGCGAAAAACGGCCGACGGATTAG